A single genomic interval of Lathyrus oleraceus cultivar Zhongwan6 chromosome 7, CAAS_Psat_ZW6_1.0, whole genome shotgun sequence harbors:
- the LOC127108274 gene encoding metal tolerance protein B, which yields MKQMEQEKAHILEARAGEEIEMPIVSDSDRLDLLTTTASVCRFSRKENSDGASNESVKKLSLLIVFYAVVMVVELIGGMKAHSLSVISDAAHLLSDIAGFAISLFAVWASGWEATPRQSFGYNRLEVLGALLSVQLIWFISGFLIYEAVGRILYRNDSVNGKLMFAIATFGFVLNCIMVLWLGHDHSHHHGFGDSHGHDHDHDHSHHHGFGDSHGHDHNHDHSHHHGFGDSHGHDHNHDHDHSHHQCRGDADHDHGIEELSKITDEENLTMISNGKRKMNVLNINLQGAYLHVMTDMIQSIGVMIAGGVIWAKPEWFIVDLLCTLVFSVLSLSTTLTMLKNIFGILMERTPSEINIIHLENGLRSIKGVQEVHDLHVWAITVGKLFLSCHVVAEPGISSIDLLDTMKQYCENTYQIQHVTIQIE from the coding sequence ATGAAGCAAATGGAACAAGAAAAAGCACATATCTTGGAAGCAAGAGCGGGAGAGGAAATTGAGATGCCAATTGTGTCTGACTCAGACAGACTTGATCTTCTGACAACGACGGCGTCGGTCTGTCGTTTTTCGAGAAAGGAAAACAGTGATGGTGCGTCGAATGAATCGGTGAAGAAACTTTCTTTACTGATAGTTTTCTATGCTGTTGTTATGGTTGTTGAACTTATTGGAGGAATGAAAGCTCACAGCTTGTCTGTTATCAGTGATGCTGCACATTTGCTTTCTGATATTGCTGGATTTGCGATATCTCTGTTTGCAGTGTGGGCTTCGGGTTGGGAGGCAACGCCTCGTCAATCTTTCGGATACAATCGTCTTGAGGTTTTGGGGGCTCTTTTATCTGTTCAGTTAATTTGGTTCATATCTGGTTTTTTAATATATGAAGCAGTTGGTAGAATTCTTTATAGAAATGATAGTGTGAATGGAAAACTCATGTTTGCAATTGCAACATTTGGTTTTGTTCTTAACTGTATCATGGTTTTATGGCTTGGTCATGATCATAGTCATCATCATGGATTTGGAGATTCACATGGTCACGATCATGATCATGATCATAGTCATCATCATGGATTTGGAGATTCACATGGTCACGATCATAATCATGATCATAGTCATCATCATGGATTTGGAGATTCACATGGTCACGATCATAATCATGATCATGATCATAGTCATCATCAATGTCGTGGAGACGCGGATCATGATCATGGGATAGAGGAACTGTCTAAAATAACTGATGAGGAGAATCTTACTATGATTTCAAATGGTAAGAGAAAAATGAATGTTTTGAACATTAATCTCCAAGGGGCTTATTTGCATGTGATGACTGATATGATTCAATCTATCGGAGTGATGATTGCCGGAGGAGTAATATGGGCTAAACCCGAATGGTTTATAGTAGATCTTTTATGTACTCTCGTTTTCTCGGTTTTATCCTTAAGTACTACTCTAACAATGCTTAAGAATATTTTTGGCATTCTGATGGAGAGGACGCCGAGTGAGATTAACATCATTCATCTCGAAAATGGTCTTAGAAGTATCAAGGGAGTGCAGGAGGTTCACGATTTGCACGTTTGGGCTATAACGGTTGGTAAACTTTTTCTATCGTGTCATGTAGTAGCCGAACCGGGCATTAGTTCTATTGATTTACTTGATACGATGAAACAGTATTGCGAAAACACTTATCAAATACAACATGTAACCATACAAATTGAGTAA